The stretch of DNA AACTTAAAGGGCAATGTATTTAGTTTCTTTTTCTGAGTTTTAATAAAGTATGATAGGAATCTCCAATCAATTCAAACGTATCAACCACTTCAAAACCAGTATCTACGGACATTTTTTTCATTTCTTCAGAATGATACATCTTACTATTTCCATTGGCAATGCAAGTAAAATAAAGAGAAGTTCCTACCAAGCAGAACTCACTAGCAGGGAATCGTTGATTGTCCCAAAAAGGCTCTAAAATATAGACAAAAGCCTGGTCGTCAACTGCTTCATATACTCGTTGCAAGATAGATAAAATTTCATCTGAGCCAAAGCAGTCCAAAAACTGACTCATCCAAACCGTATCTGCTCCTTTAGGAATCGCTTGTTGATCGTCTAATAAATCAATTTCAAAATAACTGACCCTATCGCTATATGTTTCTTTGGCTATATTTTCTTTGGCAACATTCAACTGCCCAGGCAAGTCGAGCATTTTAACCTTTACTTCGCTGTTGTATTCACAACACGCTTTTGCCCATTTTCCAGTATTACCACCAATATCAAACAAGGTTTTAACAGGTTCTTTAAACACCAACTCCAAAGCATGTGGGAACGCATCGTCTGAATAAAAATGATCAAATTCAAACCAAGATTTTTTTACCTGCTCAGGCAATTGAGACAACCCTTCATAAACCGTTGGCCAATCCCCAAAAACTTTTAGCCCCTCAGGTTTCCCTGTAACAATTGACTCCTTTAGATTCGTTAGCCCTTCATAACAAACATCCTTCGCAAAATTCATATTCACCTCTGTCATTCTATCCGAACGAATAAAACGCCCTACTGTAGTTACTAAGTATTTGCCTTCTTCTGTTTGTTCTACCAAATCAATACAAGACCCCGCTTCTAATAAAACCTTGACCCCATATTCTGATAATTTTGTTTGCTCAATGATTTCTTCCAAAAAAAGCCCTGTTCTTGACCTAGCAATGACATCTAGTATACCCAACTCTTTGAGTGAGACAGCAGCATGAAAGTAAATAGGTGCAAATGCAATTTTCTGTGCTTCATACTTTGCTTCCAAAGCAGACATTCGTTTAGACATATATTTATATTTTAAGTTTCTTGATTTATATCGGTGCAATAATGTCCAATAACAACCTAGTTTATTATTTATTTGAGGGTAGCGATAATCAACTGTTAACTAATATGTAGTAAGTCATTCTCTTTTTAAGTATAAACACACAACATATTACTCAAAATCACTAAAGATTTAAGCTCCTCCTCCCTCTTAAACTCCAATTATAAAAACATGACACCTTAAGTAACGCAGCAAAACTAATAATTATAAATTTAAGCCATTCTGCTTTGTTACATATCTCAAAAAACGATTTAAGAATAGCCAACAAAGGTAAATAACTATTACGGATCTTAGTTATAATGAGGCTCTTTTAAGAAAAAAAATCGTCTACTCAGAAATTTATATAGATCAAATCCTTTTATTTATCCCTGTTTAGGTATTCTATAGGAACAATTCTTTAACTATTTTCTTAAAAGATCAATTCCTTACCAATCATTTATGGCAACCTTTTTGAGCAATGTTTTGCAATAAAACATGCGATCACTATTTCTTAATACTACATAACAACTATGCTATTTCGTTTAATTGTTTTGGCAATAAGTCTGGGATTCTGTATCCCTACATTCGCCCAACCCTCCAATGATGATTGTCACAACGCTATTACGCTGCCCATAAGTAGCAATTGGTGTTCTGCTGTTGGAGCTTATACCAATGTAAATGCTACGCCATCCAATTTTCCTCCTGCTCCTTGTTTTGGTAATACGGGTGGTGATGTTTGGTTTCGTTTTACGGCAGTAGGAACCGATCTAAATATTACGATTATTGGAGATCAAGCGCCTAGTGCTGGCGGTAGTTTGCAACGCCCTCAGGTTGCCTTATATTCAGGAACTTGCACCAGCTCAGGAGGTAATCTATCCCTATGGCAATGTAGAAGTGCCACAGGCGTAAATAACATTGTAGATCTATACAAGGGAGCCTTAGTTATTGGACAAAGCTATCTCATCCGAGTGCAAGGCAATTTTAATAATACAGGAACTTTTCAAATTTGCGCACAAAATTACAATGCCCCTGCCCTTCCTGGTTCTGACTGTAATACAGCCTCTGTACTCTGTGACAAGTCGTCTTTTGTTGTACAAAGTGTTGTAGGAGCAGGAAATGATCCTGATGAGGCAGCAAGTAGTTGTCTAGGAGGCTTGGGTGGCAACTCTGAGTCCAATTCAACTTGGTTCAAATGGACTTGTGACCAAGCAGGCTCTTTAAGTTTTACCCTAACGCCGAACAACCCTTCTGATGATTTGGATTTTGTTTTGTATGAATTGCCCAATGGAATTAACAATTGTGCAGGCAAAAATATTTTGCGTTGTATGGCAGCAGGAGAATCGCTCAACAATTACCCCAGCCCTTGCCATGGTCCAACAGGTCTAAATTTTACCGCAACCGATGTCACCGAAACTTCTGGTTGTGCCTTAGGGCAAGACAATTGGCTTTCGGCAGTTAATCTGATTGCAGGAAGAAGCTATGCGTTGGTCGTCAATAATTTTTCGGCAACAGGGAATGGCTTTCAAATGGATTTTGGTGGAACGGCTACTTTTCAAGGCCCTACGGCAGACTTTACAGTGAATAATCCGCCCAACGGCTGCGCCAGTGAAACATGGACGTTTACGGATAATTCTAGTTTTGCATTTGGCAACTTAACCGCATGGTCTTGGACCTTTGGTACGGGGGCTAGCCCTGCTACTGCCAATACGCAGGGACCGCACCAAGTAACCTATAATACCCCTGGTCAAAAATCGGTGGTTTTATCGGTCGAAACCAATGAGGGCTGCTTGGTGACTCATGTTGTCCTCATCCAAGTTGATTCTTGTTGCCAAACCGTGAATGCCTTACAATATACCACCGCTGCCACGGATGTATTGTGCCGAGACAATCCAAACGGAACGGTCAATGTTACACCTAGCACAACCCATTTAACGCCCTATTCTTATCGTTGGTCCACAGGAAATACCAACAGCAGTTTAAATAACCTCTTAGTTGGAAATTATAGCGTGACCATCTCAAATGGCATTTGTAATAGCATTGATACCTTAAGCGTTGGCGGGCCTCCTCCTTGGGAACTAACGGACAGTATTACTCGTCCAACCTGTGATGGCGGTACAGACGGTGCCATTCAGGTATTAACCGCCAATGGTTCTAATGGAGCCCCATATCAATACAATTGGAACAATACAGGTTTTAACAGCAATGCTTCTTATACGAATCTCTCAAATGGTGTTTATAGTCTTGTATTGCAAGATGCACAAGGTTGCGATACTACTATTAGCTATACCGTACACGAATTAGAGCTCGAATTGGATTCTATAGGATCTGGAATTATTCACCCTAGCTGTCACGGCTATTCAGATGGCAGTATACAAGTAGCAGGGCAAAATGGTCTAGCACCTTATTCTTATATTTGGAATCACAATGCAACAGGTGCTTTTCTCTATAATTTGCCCGCAGGTACTTATTATTTAGATACGATTTGGGATGCCAATCGTTGCCGAAATTGGGCTCCCTTTTCCTTCACCTTAACGGCTCCTGATTCTATTCAAATTGTTCTGGATAGTGTTTCGGTAAGTTGTACGGGCAACCCTGACGGGCAACTCATTCCAATCGTTACAGGAGGCACCTATGCTTATCAATATCAATGGTCTAATTTTCAGCAAGACTCTATGGCTACTCATTTAGGGGCAGGGAATTATAACTTAACAGTAACCGATGCGCATAATTGCACTAAAACCATCGCTGCATCCTTGACAGAGCCTCCCTTACTAAAGGTTGATTATGAAGTTCGAGATGTCAGTTGTTATGGTTATTCCAATGGCTTAATTCGTATAAAAGGACAAGGAGGAACCCCCGACCCTAATGGGCTTTATACTTATTCTATGAGCCCTAACAATTTTAGTGCGCTCGATAGTTTTGAAGTGGCAGCAGGTACTTCCTACAGCCTATATGTTCAAGATGCCGCAGGTTGCATTGCCAATTATAGTCCCGTTGTGGTTAATGAACCTGACCTATTAATCGTTGATGCAGGTCCTGACACAACCATCCAATTAGGCGACCATTTTGATGTTGAAGCACAGCTTAGTTTCTTTGATTACTACGATTATCAATGGTCTATCAATACAGGGGATATAGCCTGTCCTACTTGTCGCAAAACAAGCATTCAACCTGTAGAAGACCAAAAATATTATTCCATCTTAGTAACAACAGCAGCAGGTTGCACAGCAACAGATTCTTTATTAGTAACGGTAGAAAAAGAACGAAATTTGTTTATTCCTAATGCCTTTTCGCCCAATGGAGATGGAAACAATGATTATCACGATGTTTATACGGGCGAAGATGTCTATCAAATTAAGAAATACTTAGTTTTTGATCGTTGGGGGAACATGGTTTGTAACAAACAAAATATTCCTAGACATTGGAAAAACTTTGGTTGGGATGGTAGATTTAGAGGGCAAGATATGCAAACAGGTGTTTACGTTTATATGATTGAGGTAGAATTTATTGATGGTGTAATTGTTCGCTATTCTGGAGACTTGTCTTTGTTTAATTGATCCCTCTAGCTGTTTGATAGA from Aureispira anguillae encodes:
- a CDS encoding T9SS type B sorting domain-containing protein, yielding MLFRLIVLAISLGFCIPTFAQPSNDDCHNAITLPISSNWCSAVGAYTNVNATPSNFPPAPCFGNTGGDVWFRFTAVGTDLNITIIGDQAPSAGGSLQRPQVALYSGTCTSSGGNLSLWQCRSATGVNNIVDLYKGALVIGQSYLIRVQGNFNNTGTFQICAQNYNAPALPGSDCNTASVLCDKSSFVVQSVVGAGNDPDEAASSCLGGLGGNSESNSTWFKWTCDQAGSLSFTLTPNNPSDDLDFVLYELPNGINNCAGKNILRCMAAGESLNNYPSPCHGPTGLNFTATDVTETSGCALGQDNWLSAVNLIAGRSYALVVNNFSATGNGFQMDFGGTATFQGPTADFTVNNPPNGCASETWTFTDNSSFAFGNLTAWSWTFGTGASPATANTQGPHQVTYNTPGQKSVVLSVETNEGCLVTHVVLIQVDSCCQTVNALQYTTAATDVLCRDNPNGTVNVTPSTTHLTPYSYRWSTGNTNSSLNNLLVGNYSVTISNGICNSIDTLSVGGPPPWELTDSITRPTCDGGTDGAIQVLTANGSNGAPYQYNWNNTGFNSNASYTNLSNGVYSLVLQDAQGCDTTISYTVHELELELDSIGSGIIHPSCHGYSDGSIQVAGQNGLAPYSYIWNHNATGAFLYNLPAGTYYLDTIWDANRCRNWAPFSFTLTAPDSIQIVLDSVSVSCTGNPDGQLIPIVTGGTYAYQYQWSNFQQDSMATHLGAGNYNLTVTDAHNCTKTIAASLTEPPLLKVDYEVRDVSCYGYSNGLIRIKGQGGTPDPNGLYTYSMSPNNFSALDSFEVAAGTSYSLYVQDAAGCIANYSPVVVNEPDLLIVDAGPDTTIQLGDHFDVEAQLSFFDYYDYQWSINTGDIACPTCRKTSIQPVEDQKYYSILVTTAAGCTATDSLLVTVEKERNLFIPNAFSPNGDGNNDYHDVYTGEDVYQIKKYLVFDRWGNMVCNKQNIPRHWKNFGWDGRFRGQDMQTGVYVYMIEVEFIDGVIVRYSGDLSLFN
- a CDS encoding methyltransferase, whose amino-acid sequence is MSKRMSALEAKYEAQKIAFAPIYFHAAVSLKELGILDVIARSRTGLFLEEIIEQTKLSEYGVKVLLEAGSCIDLVEQTEEGKYLVTTVGRFIRSDRMTEVNMNFAKDVCYEGLTNLKESIVTGKPEGLKVFGDWPTVYEGLSQLPEQVKKSWFEFDHFYSDDAFPHALELVFKEPVKTLFDIGGNTGKWAKACCEYNSEVKVKMLDLPGQLNVAKENIAKETYSDRVSYFEIDLLDDQQAIPKGADTVWMSQFLDCFGSDEILSILQRVYEAVDDQAFVYILEPFWDNQRFPASEFCLVGTSLYFTCIANGNSKMYHSEEMKKMSVDTGFEVVDTFELIGDSYHTLLKLRKRN